A single Equus asinus isolate D_3611 breed Donkey chromosome 21, EquAss-T2T_v2, whole genome shotgun sequence DNA region contains:
- the ACTR8 gene encoding actin-related protein 8, which yields MTQAEKGDAENGKEKGGEKEKEQRGVKRPIVPALVPESLQEQIQSNFIVVIHPGSTTLRIGRATDTLPASIPHVIARRHKQQGQPAYKDNWLLREGLNKPESNEQRQNGLKMVDQAIWSKKMSNGTRRIPVSPEQARSYNKQMRPAILDHCSGNKWTNTSHHPEFLVGEEALYVNPLDCYNIHWPIRRGQLNIHPGPGGSLTAVLADIEVIWSHAIQKYLEIPLKDLKYYRCILLIPDIYNKQHVKELVNMILMKMGFSGIVVHQESVCATFGSGLSSTCIVDVGDQKTSVCCVEDGVSHRNTRLCLAYGGSDVSRCFYWLMQRAGFPYRECQLTNKMDCLLLQHLKETFCHLDQDISGLQDHEFQIRHPDSPALLYQFRLGDEKLQAPMALFYPATFGIVGQKMTTLQHRSQGDPEDPHDEHYLLATQSKQEQSAKATADRKSASKPIGFEGDLRGQSSDLPERLHSQEVDLGSSQGDCLMAGNDSEEALTALMSRKTAISLFEGKALGLDKAILHSIDCCSSDDTKKKMYSSILVVGGGLMFHKAQEFLQHRILNKMPPSFRRIIENVDVITRPKDMDPRLIAWKGGAVLACLDTTQELWIYQREWQRFGVRMLRERAAFVW from the exons ATGACCCAGGCGGAGAAGGGGGACGCGGAGAACGGGAAGGAGAAGGgcggggagaaggagaaggagcagcGCGGCGTGAAGCGGCCCATCGTGCCCGCGCTGGTGCCGGAGTCGTTGCAGGAG CAAATCCAGAGCAACTTCATCGTCGTCATACATCCAGGTTCAACAACTTTAAGGATTGGTCGAGCCACAGACACCCTTCCTGCCAGCATTCCTCATGTCATTGCACGAAGACACAAACAACAAGGGCAGCCCGCATACAAGGACAACTGGCTCCTAAGGGAGGGACTAAAT AAACCTGAAAGTAACGAACAAAGACAAAATGGTCTTAAAATGGTGGATCAAGCAATATGGTCTAAAAAGATGTCAAATGGTACAAGACGGATTCCTGTGTCCCCTGAACAG GCACGCTCCTACAACAAGCAGATGCGACCTGCAATTTTAGATCACTGTTCTGGAAACAAGTGGACAAATACATCTCATCACCCTGAATTTTTGGTAGGAGAAGAG GCCTTGTATGTTAATCCATTGGATTGTTATAATATCCACTGGCCTATTAGAAGAGGTCAGTTAAATATTCACCCAGGACCTGGGGGCTCCCTTACGGCTGTTCTGGCAGATATCGAAGTAATATGGTCTCATGCAATACAAAAATACTTGGAAATCCCACTGAAAGATTTAAAG taTTATAGATGTATCTTGTTAATTCCTGATATCTATAATAAACAGCATGTGAAAGAATTAGTGAATATGATCCTAATGAAGATGGGTTTTTCAG gGATTGTGGTCCATCAGGAGTCTGTGTGCGCCACCTTTGGAAGTGGTTTAAGCAGCACGTGTATTGTAGATGTTGGAGACCAGAAGACAAGCGTGTGCTGCGTGGAGGATGGGGTCTCCCATCGGAACACTCG GCTCTGTCTGGCATATGGGGGATCTGATGTGTCAAGATGTTTTTACTGGCTGATGCAGCGAGCTGGGTTCCCATACAGAGAATGCCAGTTAACAAATAAAATGGATTGCCTTCTTCTGCAGCACCTTAAAGAAACTTTTTGTCATTTAGATCAG GATATATCTGGGCTTCAGGACCATGAGTTTCAGATTCGACATCCAGATTCCCCTGCCCTACTTTACCAGTTTCGATTAGGAGATGAAAAACTCCAG GCTCCAATGGCTTTGTTTTACCCAGCAACTTTTGGGATTGTTGGACAAAAAATGACAACTTTGCAGCACAGGTCCCAGGGCGACCCTGAGGATCCTCATGATGAACATTACCTGTTGGCTACACAGAGCAAGCAGGAACAG TCTGCAAAAGCTACTGCTGACCGGAAGTCTGCATCCAAACCCATTGGATTTGAAGGGGATCTTCGTGGCCAGTCCTCTGATCTTCCAGAAAGACTCCATTCCCAGGAGGTGGATTTGGGATCCTCTCAGGGAGACTGTCTGATGGCTGGCAATGATTCTGAGGAGGCCCTCACTGCACTGATGTCCAGGAAGACTGCCATTTCGCTGTTTGAAGGGAAAGCCCTGGGTCTGGATAAAGCCATCCTTCATAGTATAGACTGCTGTT CATCTGATGATACCAAAAAGAAGATGTACAGCTCCATCCTGGTGGTGGGAGGTGGTTTGATGTTTCATAAAGCTCAAGAATTTCTGCAGCACagaattctcaacaaaatgccACCTTCATTCAGGCGAATTATTGAAAATGTAGACGTGATCACAAGGCCCAAG GACATGGATCCCCGGCTGATTGCGTGGAAAGGAGGGGCAGTGTTGGCTTGTTTGGATACGACACAGGAACTGTGGATTTATCAGCGAGAGTGGCAGCGCTTTGGTGTCCGCATGTTACGAGAGCGTGCCGCTTTCGTGTGGTGA
- the IL17RB gene encoding interleukin-17 receptor B isoform X1, whose translation MSLVLLSLAALCWGAVPQEPTIQCGSEAGPSPEWMVQHTLTPGDLRDLQVEPVKSRVATEDYSVLMNISWILRADASIRFLKATKICVTGKSNFQSYSCVRCNYTEAFQTQTRPSGGKWTFSYIGFPVELDTLYFIGAHNIPNANMNGDGPSLSVNFTSPGCLDHVMKYKKKCIEAGSLWDPNITACKKNEKMVEVNFTTSPLGNRYMALIQNNTVIGLSNVLENKLTRTSVVIPVTGESEGAVVQLTPYFHTCGSDCIRRRGIVVLCPHTGASSPPDNSRSVLGGWLPFLLPALLVATWVLAVGIYLTWRHERIKKTSFPTTALLSPIKVLVVYPSEICFHHTVCYFTKFLQNHCRSEVILEKWQKKKIAEMGPVQWLTTQKKAADKVIFLLSNNVNNVCDGTCGKSEGSPHENSQDLFPLAFNLFCSDLRSQNHLHKYMVVYFREADTKDDYDALHVCPKYCLMKDAAAFCTELLHVEQHVSVGKRWRACHNRCSAL comes from the exons ATGTCGCTAGTGCTGCTGAGCCTGGCCGCGCTGTGCTGGGGTGCCGTGCCCCAAGAGCCG ACGATTCAGTGTGGCTCTGAAGCCG GACCGTCTCCAGAGTGGATGGTTCAACACACTCTGACCCCAGGAGACTTGAGGGACCTCCAGGTGGAACCTGTTAAAAGCAGGGTTGCAACAGAGGACTATTCAGTTTTGATGAACATAAGCTGGATACTCCGGGCAGATG CCAGCATCCGCTTTTTGAAGGCCACCAAGATCTGCGTGACAGGCAAAAGCAACTTCCAGTCCTACAGCTGCGTGAGGTGCAATTACACAGAGGCCTTCCAGACTCAGACCAGACCCTCTGGCGGCAAA TGGACGTTTTCCTACATAGGCTTTCCTGTGGAGCTGGACACACTCTATTTCATTGGGGCCCATAATATCCCCAATGCAAATATGAATGGAGACGGCCCCTCCCTGTCTGTGAATTTCACCTCACCAG GCTGCCTAGACCATgtaatgaaatacaaaaaaaagtgCATCGAGGCAG GAAGTCTGTGGGATCCGAACATCACTGCTTGTAAGAAAAACGAGAAGATGGTGGAAGTGAATTTTACAACCAGTCCCCTTGGAAACAGATACATGGCTCTTATCCAAAATAACACCGTAATTGGGCTTTCTAATGTGTTGGAG AACAAACTGACTCGCACTTCTGTGGTGATTCCAGTGACTGGGGAAAGTGAAGGTGCTGTGGTCCAG CTGACTCCGTATTTCCATACCTGTGGCAGTGACTGCATCCGACGCAGAGGAATCGTGGTGCTTTGCCCACACACAGGGGCCTCCTCCCCTCCAGACAACA GCAGAAGCGTGCTGGGTGGCTGGCTGCCGttcctcctcccagctctgctggTGGCCACGTGGGTGCTGGCGGTCGGGATCTATCTCACGTGGAGGCATG AAAGGATCAAGAAGACTTCCTTCCCTACTACCGCGCTACTGTCCCCCATTAAGGTTCTTGTGGTTTACCCATCTGAGATATGTTTCCATCACACAGTCTGTTACTTCACTAAATTTCTTCAAAACCATTGCAGAAGTGAGGTTATCCTTGAAAagtggcagaaaaagaaaatagctgaGATGGGTCCAGTGCAGTGGCTTACCACTCAAAAGAAAGCAGCGGATAAAGtcatcttccttctttctaataACGTCAACAACGTGTGTGATGGTACCTGTGGCAAGAGCGAGGGTAGCCCCCATGAGAACTCCCAAGACCTGTTCCCCCTTGCCTTTAACCTCTTCTGCAGTGATCTGagaagccagaatcacctgcacaAATACATGGTGGTCTATTTTAGAGAGGCTGATACCAAAGATGATTACGACGCGCTCCATGTCTGCCCCAAGTACTGCCTCATGAAAGACGCTGCTGCTTTCTGCACAGAACTGCTCCATGTTGAGCAGCATGTGTCAGTGGGAAAAAGGTGGCGAGCCTGCCACAACAGATGCTCTGCCTTGTAG
- the IL17RB gene encoding interleukin-17 receptor B isoform X2: protein MSLVLLSLAALCWGAVPQEPTIQCGSEAGPSPEWMVQHTLTPGDLRDLQVEPVKSRVATEDYSVLMNISWILRADASIRFLKATKICVTGKSNFQSYSCVRCNYTEAFQTQTRPSGGKWTFSYIGFPVELDTLYFIGAHNIPNANMNGDGPSLSVNFTSPGSLWDPNITACKKNEKMVEVNFTTSPLGNRYMALIQNNTVIGLSNVLENKLTRTSVVIPVTGESEGAVVQLTPYFHTCGSDCIRRRGIVVLCPHTGASSPPDNSRSVLGGWLPFLLPALLVATWVLAVGIYLTWRHERIKKTSFPTTALLSPIKVLVVYPSEICFHHTVCYFTKFLQNHCRSEVILEKWQKKKIAEMGPVQWLTTQKKAADKVIFLLSNNVNNVCDGTCGKSEGSPHENSQDLFPLAFNLFCSDLRSQNHLHKYMVVYFREADTKDDYDALHVCPKYCLMKDAAAFCTELLHVEQHVSVGKRWRACHNRCSAL, encoded by the exons ATGTCGCTAGTGCTGCTGAGCCTGGCCGCGCTGTGCTGGGGTGCCGTGCCCCAAGAGCCG ACGATTCAGTGTGGCTCTGAAGCCG GACCGTCTCCAGAGTGGATGGTTCAACACACTCTGACCCCAGGAGACTTGAGGGACCTCCAGGTGGAACCTGTTAAAAGCAGGGTTGCAACAGAGGACTATTCAGTTTTGATGAACATAAGCTGGATACTCCGGGCAGATG CCAGCATCCGCTTTTTGAAGGCCACCAAGATCTGCGTGACAGGCAAAAGCAACTTCCAGTCCTACAGCTGCGTGAGGTGCAATTACACAGAGGCCTTCCAGACTCAGACCAGACCCTCTGGCGGCAAA TGGACGTTTTCCTACATAGGCTTTCCTGTGGAGCTGGACACACTCTATTTCATTGGGGCCCATAATATCCCCAATGCAAATATGAATGGAGACGGCCCCTCCCTGTCTGTGAATTTCACCTCACCAG GAAGTCTGTGGGATCCGAACATCACTGCTTGTAAGAAAAACGAGAAGATGGTGGAAGTGAATTTTACAACCAGTCCCCTTGGAAACAGATACATGGCTCTTATCCAAAATAACACCGTAATTGGGCTTTCTAATGTGTTGGAG AACAAACTGACTCGCACTTCTGTGGTGATTCCAGTGACTGGGGAAAGTGAAGGTGCTGTGGTCCAG CTGACTCCGTATTTCCATACCTGTGGCAGTGACTGCATCCGACGCAGAGGAATCGTGGTGCTTTGCCCACACACAGGGGCCTCCTCCCCTCCAGACAACA GCAGAAGCGTGCTGGGTGGCTGGCTGCCGttcctcctcccagctctgctggTGGCCACGTGGGTGCTGGCGGTCGGGATCTATCTCACGTGGAGGCATG AAAGGATCAAGAAGACTTCCTTCCCTACTACCGCGCTACTGTCCCCCATTAAGGTTCTTGTGGTTTACCCATCTGAGATATGTTTCCATCACACAGTCTGTTACTTCACTAAATTTCTTCAAAACCATTGCAGAAGTGAGGTTATCCTTGAAAagtggcagaaaaagaaaatagctgaGATGGGTCCAGTGCAGTGGCTTACCACTCAAAAGAAAGCAGCGGATAAAGtcatcttccttctttctaataACGTCAACAACGTGTGTGATGGTACCTGTGGCAAGAGCGAGGGTAGCCCCCATGAGAACTCCCAAGACCTGTTCCCCCTTGCCTTTAACCTCTTCTGCAGTGATCTGagaagccagaatcacctgcacaAATACATGGTGGTCTATTTTAGAGAGGCTGATACCAAAGATGATTACGACGCGCTCCATGTCTGCCCCAAGTACTGCCTCATGAAAGACGCTGCTGCTTTCTGCACAGAACTGCTCCATGTTGAGCAGCATGTGTCAGTGGGAAAAAGGTGGCGAGCCTGCCACAACAGATGCTCTGCCTTGTAG